The following coding sequences are from one Verrucomicrobiia bacterium window:
- a CDS encoding nitroreductase family protein — MDARLDFIFGRRSIRAYTAEPVSPAQVEALLHAAMAAPSAVAKDPWRFIVVRDRATRVRLTEELPNGKMLADAAVGIVVCGDIEAAHDRQLSYLLQDCSAAIENLLLAAHVLGLGACWLGVHPRENRIRHVRQVLGLPEHIIPVSAIAIGHPAEFKEPRSRYRAEYVHYERW, encoded by the coding sequence ATGGACGCACGACTGGATTTTATTTTTGGACGGCGCAGCATTCGGGCCTACACGGCCGAGCCGGTGTCTCCCGCCCAGGTGGAGGCCTTGTTGCATGCGGCCATGGCGGCGCCCAGTGCGGTGGCCAAGGATCCGTGGCGGTTCATCGTGGTGCGTGATCGGGCCACGCGAGTCCGGCTGACGGAAGAATTGCCCAACGGCAAAATGCTGGCGGATGCCGCGGTGGGCATCGTAGTGTGTGGGGATATCGAAGCCGCCCATGACCGCCAGTTGAGTTACCTGCTGCAGGATTGCAGCGCGGCCATTGAAAATTTGCTGCTGGCAGCCCATGTGCTGGGGCTGGGGGCCTGCTGGCTGGGGGTGCATCCGCGGGAAAATCGCATCCGGCACGTCCGCCAGGTGTTGGGCTTGCCGGAGCACATCATTCCAGTATCCGCCATTGCGATAGGCCATCCGGCCGAATTCAAAGAACCCCGCTCGCGGTACCGGGCCGAGTACGTGCATTATGAGCGCTGGTAA
- a CDS encoding arylsulfatase encodes MSAGKLRRAVCLGCLWLCLALAQTWAAPRPPNFLIIVADDLGFSDVGCYGGEIDTPHLDALARDGLRYTQFYSTARCWPSRACLLTGYYAQQVRMDPPQGRLPEWTRLAPHYLRAAGYRSYHSGKWHIQGAPRRVADGGFDRSYSVEDHDRFFYPRNTLLDDQPLPLVATNAGYYSTIAIAEYAIQFLRQHQQQHRDRPFFLYLAFLSPHFPLQALPQDIAKYTGRYLAGWDVVRRQRWQRATALGLTAHPLPELEPHYFAPWSLAEAELQRQIGAGESAYAVPWQALTVEQKIFQAQKMAVHAAMVDRMDQEIGRVLAQIKAMGQADNTLTFFVSDNGASAEQIIRGDKHNPEAPVGSAQTFLCLGPGWASAANAPLRLHKFWVHEGGISSPLIVHWPAGIKDRGGLRRAPGHFIDLLPTMLDLAGIQPAPEWQGKAAPPLAGCSLAPTFAREAPLPREYLFFSHQGNRALRVGDWKLVAAGAQGPWELYDLSTNRGESRNLAAEQPAKVAEMAALWQRLDTQFREQAGLPPSKTTPAGVEKQKEP; translated from the coding sequence ATGAGCGCTGGTAAGTTGAGGCGGGCGGTCTGTCTGGGGTGCCTGTGGCTGTGCCTGGCGCTCGCCCAGACGTGGGCTGCGCCGCGGCCGCCCAACTTTCTGATCATTGTGGCCGATGATTTGGGCTTTTCAGATGTGGGCTGTTATGGCGGAGAAATTGACACACCCCATCTGGACGCCCTGGCCCGGGACGGATTGCGGTACACCCAATTTTATTCGACGGCCCGCTGTTGGCCCTCGCGGGCCTGTCTGCTGACCGGTTATTATGCGCAACAGGTGCGCATGGATCCGCCACAAGGGCGGCTGCCTGAGTGGACCCGACTGGCCCCGCATTATCTTCGGGCGGCCGGTTATCGTTCCTATCACAGCGGCAAATGGCACATCCAAGGCGCGCCCCGGCGGGTGGCCGACGGGGGCTTTGACCGCTCTTACTCGGTGGAGGATCATGATCGTTTCTTTTATCCGCGCAACACGTTGCTCGATGATCAGCCGCTGCCGCTGGTGGCCACCAATGCGGGATATTACTCCACCATTGCGATTGCCGAGTATGCCATACAATTCTTGCGCCAGCATCAACAGCAGCATCGCGACCGGCCCTTCTTCCTGTACCTGGCCTTTCTGTCCCCCCATTTCCCCTTGCAAGCGCTGCCGCAGGACATCGCGAAATACACCGGGCGTTATCTGGCCGGGTGGGACGTGGTGCGGCGCCAGCGCTGGCAGCGCGCCACGGCTCTGGGGCTGACGGCCCATCCTTTGCCGGAATTGGAGCCGCATTATTTTGCGCCGTGGAGCCTGGCCGAGGCCGAGCTGCAGCGGCAGATTGGGGCCGGTGAATCGGCGTATGCCGTGCCCTGGCAGGCGCTCACGGTGGAGCAAAAAATATTTCAGGCCCAAAAAATGGCCGTGCACGCGGCCATGGTGGATCGCATGGACCAGGAAATTGGCCGGGTGTTGGCCCAAATCAAAGCCATGGGACAGGCGGATAATACCCTCACCTTTTTTGTGTCCGACAACGGAGCGAGCGCCGAGCAGATTATTCGCGGGGATAAACATAATCCGGAAGCTCCGGTCGGCTCCGCCCAAACTTTTCTCTGCCTGGGGCCAGGGTGGGCCTCGGCGGCCAATGCCCCGTTGCGGCTGCACAAGTTCTGGGTGCATGAAGGCGGCATCAGTTCGCCCCTGATTGTGCACTGGCCAGCCGGCATTAAAGACCGCGGGGGCCTGCGGCGCGCGCCGGGGCATTTCATTGATTTACTTCCTACCATGCTGGATTTGGCGGGCATTCAGCCCGCGCCCGAATGGCAGGGCAAAGCCGCGCCGCCGCTGGCCGGGTGCAGTCTGGCGCCCACCTTCGCGCGCGAGGCGCCGTTGCCGCGGGAGTATTTGTTTTTTAGCCACCAAGGCAACCGGGCCTTGCGCGTGGGCGACTGGAAGCTGGTGGCCGCCGGCGCCCAGGGGCCGTGGGAATTGTACGATCTGAGCACGAATCGCGGCGAAAGCCGGAATCTGGCGGCGGAGCAGCCGGCCAAAGTCGCCGAGATGGCGGCGCTGTGGCAGCGGCTGGACACGCAATTTCGCGAGCAGGCTGGCCTGCCGCCATCTAAAACCACCCCGGCTGGGGTGGAAAAGCAGAAGGAGCCCTGA
- a CDS encoding O-acetylhomoserine aminocarboxypropyltransferase/cysteine synthase yields MKFETLCLHGGQQPDPVTLSRAVPIYRTSSYVFRNTEHAANLFALKELGNIYTRLMNPTTDVLEKRVALLEGAPELGGLGLASGTSAVFYSIINLAEAGDNIVSARNLYGGTYTQFNDILPSLGIKVKFVDSNDPDNFARAIDEKTRALFCETVSNPALEITDLEAVARIAHAHGLPLIVDATFSTPYLTRPLDFGADIVVHSLTKWFGGHGVGIGGVVVDSGRFNWAGGRHRLYTEPDASYHGLRWGLDLPEPLRPLAFILRMRTVPLRNLGACIAPDNSWFFLQGIETLPLRMEQHCRNALAVAQHLKQHPRVEWVRFPGLPDDPMYALNQKYLRGKGGSMVVFGIKGGAAAGRKFIDSLKLFSHLANVGDAKSLAIHPATTTHSQLDEAAQRAGGITPELVRLSIGLEHIDDILTDLDQALAAATTA; encoded by the coding sequence ATGAAATTTGAAACTTTATGCCTTCATGGCGGTCAGCAGCCTGACCCGGTAACGCTGTCGCGCGCAGTCCCCATCTACCGCACCAGCTCCTACGTTTTTCGCAACACGGAACATGCCGCCAATCTGTTTGCGCTGAAAGAGCTGGGCAACATCTACACCCGGCTCATGAACCCCACCACGGATGTCCTCGAAAAACGGGTGGCGCTGCTCGAAGGCGCCCCGGAGCTGGGCGGACTGGGCCTGGCTTCCGGCACCAGCGCGGTGTTTTATTCCATCATCAATCTGGCCGAGGCGGGCGACAACATCGTCAGCGCCCGCAACCTGTACGGCGGCACCTACACGCAGTTCAACGACATCCTGCCGTCCCTGGGCATCAAGGTCAAATTTGTGGACTCTAATGACCCGGACAACTTTGCCCGGGCCATTGATGAGAAAACCCGCGCGCTCTTCTGCGAGACGGTCTCCAATCCGGCCCTTGAAATCACCGACCTCGAGGCTGTCGCCCGCATTGCTCACGCGCACGGCCTGCCCTTGATTGTGGACGCCACCTTCAGCACGCCCTACCTGACCCGCCCGCTGGATTTCGGCGCGGACATTGTGGTGCATTCACTGACCAAGTGGTTTGGCGGCCACGGGGTGGGCATTGGCGGCGTGGTGGTGGACAGCGGGCGTTTCAACTGGGCTGGCGGCCGGCACCGGCTTTACACCGAGCCGGATGCCTCGTATCACGGCCTGCGCTGGGGCCTGGACCTGCCGGAGCCGTTGCGTCCCCTGGCCTTCATCTTGCGGATGCGCACCGTGCCGCTGCGCAATCTGGGCGCCTGCATTGCGCCGGACAATTCCTGGTTCTTCCTGCAGGGCATCGAAACCCTGCCGCTGCGCATGGAGCAGCATTGCCGGAATGCGCTGGCCGTGGCGCAACATCTGAAACAGCATCCCCGCGTGGAATGGGTGCGCTTCCCCGGCCTGCCGGACGATCCCATGTACGCCCTGAACCAAAAATATTTGCGCGGCAAGGGCGGCTCCATGGTGGTGTTCGGCATCAAAGGGGGAGCCGCCGCCGGCCGCAAGTTCATTGACTCGCTCAAGCTTTTCTCCCACCTGGCGAATGTGGGCGATGCCAAAAGCCTGGCCATCCATCCGGCCACCACCACGCATTCCCAGCTTGATGAAGCGGCCCAACGGGCGGGCGGCATCACGCCGGAATTGGTGCGGCTGAGCATCGGACTGGAACATATTGACGATATTCTGACGGATCTGGATCAGGCCCTGGCCGCCGCCACCACGGCCTAA
- the raiA gene encoding ribosome-associated translation inhibitor RaiA, whose translation MKLVLSTHNLSLTEAIENHIIKRVQKLEKLHRRAVDVRVTLEYNATRAPERQFTCNMRVGVRGPDLFAEHTDGDMYVAIDKVVKKLEQQIRERHSKAKARKHKEAVRHKVKRLTEGRLL comes from the coding sequence ATGAAATTAGTTCTCTCGACGCACAATCTCTCCCTCACCGAAGCGATAGAGAACCACATCATCAAGCGGGTGCAAAAGCTGGAGAAATTGCACCGGCGGGCCGTGGATGTGCGGGTGACGCTGGAGTACAATGCGACCCGCGCGCCGGAACGCCAGTTTACCTGCAACATGCGGGTGGGAGTGCGCGGGCCGGACTTGTTTGCCGAGCACACCGATGGCGACATGTACGTGGCGATTGACAAGGTGGTTAAAAAGCTCGAACAACAAATCCGGGAGCGCCACAGCAAGGCCAAGGCCCGCAAGCACAAGGAAGCCGTGCGGCACAAGGTCAAGCGTCTCACTGAAGGCCGCCTGTTGTAG
- the rpsR gene encoding 30S ribosomal protein S18: MPRKTHTDRKERAHPSRLTPRTPRPKPKIDFTVDALDYRNTALLRNFVTEQGRILPRKYTNLPAHYQRRLTRMIKRARAMLLMR, from the coding sequence ATGCCTCGTAAAACTCACACGGATCGCAAAGAACGGGCTCATCCCTCCCGCCTGACCCCGCGCACGCCGCGGCCCAAGCCCAAGATTGATTTCACTGTGGACGCCCTGGACTATCGCAACACCGCCTTGCTGCGTAATTTCGTCACAGAACAGGGCCGCATCCTGCCGCGCAAATACACCAACCTGCCGGCTCATTACCAGCGCCGCCTGACCCGGATGATCAAACGCGCCCGGGCCATGCTGTTGATGCGCTAA
- the rpmG gene encoding 50S ribosomal protein L33: protein MPREIVTLECTEARKEGKPPSRYVTTRNKKLQTERLEIKKYNPHLRRHTVHREIK, encoded by the coding sequence ATGCCACGAGAAATCGTCACCTTGGAATGCACGGAAGCCCGGAAGGAGGGCAAACCTCCCTCCCGGTACGTCACGACCCGCAACAAGAAGTTGCAAACCGAACGCCTGGAGATCAAGAAGTACAACCCCCATCTCCGGCGGCACACGGTGCATCGTGAAATCAAGTAA
- a CDS encoding TraR/DksA C4-type zinc finger protein — MSGPNKSTGPAKRVAATAAAILGRPLNKQGPAVPVKIKPEWQKYYDILMDLRERLQQQMSGLAKDSAEQLPGYSLHMADTGTDTFDRDFALSLLSSDQDAIYEIEEALKRIERGTYGVCELTGKPIPKARLDAIPWTRFTVEAQIQLERDGQLRQRRLGALGTVDTVGAVEVEDAEAEEEERPAKERE; from the coding sequence ATGAGCGGTCCCAATAAATCCACGGGGCCGGCCAAACGGGTGGCCGCCACGGCCGCCGCCATTCTGGGGCGCCCGCTGAACAAGCAAGGCCCGGCGGTGCCGGTTAAAATCAAGCCGGAATGGCAGAAATATTACGATATTTTGATGGATTTGCGGGAGCGCCTGCAACAACAGATGAGCGGGCTGGCCAAGGATAGCGCCGAACAGTTGCCCGGCTACAGTCTGCACATGGCCGACACCGGGACGGACACCTTTGACCGTGACTTTGCGCTGAGCCTGCTCTCCAGCGACCAGGACGCCATCTACGAGATTGAGGAGGCGCTCAAGCGCATTGAGCGCGGCACCTACGGCGTGTGTGAACTCACCGGCAAACCCATCCCCAAGGCCCGGCTGGATGCCATCCCGTGGACCCGTTTCACCGTGGAGGCCCAAATCCAGCTCGAGCGTGACGGCCAGTTGCGCCAGCGGCGCTTGGGCGCGCTGGGCACGGTGGACACCGTGGGCGCGGTGGAGGTCGAGGATGCGGAGGCCGAGGAAGAGGAACGTCCGGCCAAAGAACGTGAATAA
- a CDS encoding PQQ-binding-like beta-propeller repeat protein, with amino-acid sequence MMTALRLGALGLLGLLAGLGLLLEAAPAPAPPSLPRLIAAAEPGWPQWRGPYRDGIARETNLLKQWPEGGPPRLWEIHFLGRGYSAPVLAANQIFITGDVGEHLVIYALDMEGKLRWQVTNGASWKDPYPGARAAVAYDRGRLYHMNAHGRVVCLDAQSGRELWWVDILQRFQARNITWALSECLLVDERHVYVTAGGDAALMAALDKNTGETRWASPPLRLNSPENAADRASYASPILFEWAGRRHLVNCSQTHAFGVDATTGALLWTYPMPTTYKVLAATPVLIGDGVFVTGPDSPGGTLLRIRDTGREVSVSPKWISKLDTCHGGIIQVKDLLVGSWYRGRRGWACLDAQTGELLHQTNALAKGSQIFADGRFYWLTEDGLLALVEADREKFALVSQFRFVEKHKNDVWAHPVIWQGRLYLRYHERLACYDLRPRE; translated from the coding sequence ATGATGACCGCACTGCGACTTGGCGCTCTGGGGTTATTAGGATTGTTGGCAGGGCTTGGGCTGCTGCTCGAGGCCGCCCCCGCCCCTGCTCCCCCGTCCCTGCCCCGCCTCATCGCTGCCGCAGAACCGGGCTGGCCGCAATGGCGCGGCCCCTACCGGGATGGCATTGCCCGTGAAACCAATCTGCTCAAACAATGGCCGGAGGGCGGCCCCCCGCGGCTGTGGGAAATCCATTTCCTGGGCCGGGGATACTCCGCTCCCGTACTGGCCGCCAACCAAATCTTTATCACGGGCGATGTGGGGGAGCATCTGGTCATTTATGCGCTGGATATGGAGGGAAAACTGCGGTGGCAGGTCACCAATGGCGCTTCCTGGAAAGACCCCTATCCGGGGGCCCGCGCCGCCGTGGCCTATGACCGTGGGCGCCTCTATCACATGAATGCTCATGGGCGGGTGGTCTGCCTGGACGCCCAAAGCGGCCGCGAATTGTGGTGGGTGGACATTTTGCAGCGTTTCCAAGCGCGCAACATCACCTGGGCCTTGAGCGAGTGCCTGCTGGTGGACGAGCGGCATGTTTATGTCACCGCCGGCGGAGATGCGGCCCTGATGGCGGCCTTGGACAAGAACACGGGGGAAACCCGCTGGGCCAGCCCGCCGTTGCGGCTGAACAGCCCCGAAAACGCTGCCGACCGCGCCAGTTATGCCTCGCCCATCCTCTTTGAATGGGCGGGACGGCGGCATCTGGTGAATTGTTCCCAGACCCATGCGTTTGGGGTGGATGCCACGACCGGTGCGCTGTTGTGGACCTACCCCATGCCCACCACCTACAAAGTCTTGGCCGCCACGCCGGTGTTGATCGGCGACGGGGTATTCGTCACCGGCCCGGACAGTCCCGGCGGCACCTTGTTGCGGATACGGGACACCGGCAGGGAGGTCTCGGTCAGTCCCAAGTGGATTTCCAAGCTGGATACCTGCCACGGCGGCATCATTCAAGTGAAGGATTTGCTGGTGGGTTCCTGGTATCGTGGCCGCCGCGGTTGGGCCTGTCTGGATGCCCAAACCGGTGAACTGCTCCACCAAACCAACGCCCTGGCCAAAGGCAGCCAGATTTTTGCCGACGGTCGCTTTTACTGGCTTACCGAAGATGGCCTCCTGGCCCTCGTGGAGGCCGACCGCGAGAAGTTTGCCTTGGTGAGCCAGTTCCGGTTTGTGGAGAAACATAAAAACGACGTCTGGGCGCACCCGGTTATCTGGCAGGGCCGCCTTTACCTGCGTTATCATGAGCGCCTGGCCTGCTACGACCTACGCCCGCGGGAATGA
- a CDS encoding MFS transporter, with protein MSDAAPEKPRLPPGFHHAYWFALFNALSFQIVLSSPMVLYAKSLGGSATVLGVVVSMMPLLVIFQIPAAQYIPRLGFRRFVYAGWGIRVAFIFAMAAVPLLGAFLDRGTQLALLLFLLFGFNLSRGISSCAWLPWITSLVPESIRGRYLARDAAVVNLGSIMVFLLAALFLGSEPHPYQFSLLFAFSAVAGAASLSFLKRIPDVPVPQEPAGSTGEVPWGAILRHAPFQRLLVTVMLWAVVYGGMQAFPVAFLKTEAALSEGRILLLSTTLYLGGMGSLWLFGSRLDAAGSKPVLALAFGVYVLILGGWWLMSGKALQASTAPLIALLGCMGLFSASANMAFTRLAMASVPTMGRNHFFALFSVAWNVTQGVAPILWGMMIDAIGEFRTRWGGVEWNRYSIFFAAAALVTLAALCSTRRLVEPKAASFEELLRDLLLRAPMKFWFRLWPRG; from the coding sequence ATGTCTGACGCTGCTCCAGAAAAGCCCCGCCTGCCGCCCGGCTTTCATCATGCCTACTGGTTTGCGCTGTTCAACGCGCTGTCATTCCAGATTGTGTTGAGCAGCCCCATGGTGCTCTATGCCAAGAGCCTCGGCGGCAGTGCCACCGTCCTCGGGGTGGTGGTGAGCATGATGCCCCTGCTGGTCATCTTTCAAATCCCCGCCGCCCAATACATCCCGCGCCTCGGTTTTCGCCGGTTTGTGTATGCCGGCTGGGGCATCCGGGTGGCCTTCATCTTTGCAATGGCCGCAGTGCCCTTGTTGGGGGCATTCCTGGACCGCGGTACCCAGTTGGCGCTGCTGTTGTTTCTGCTGTTTGGCTTCAATCTTTCGCGTGGCATATCCAGTTGCGCGTGGCTGCCGTGGATCACCAGCCTCGTACCGGAATCCATCCGCGGCCGCTACCTGGCACGGGATGCCGCCGTGGTGAATCTGGGCAGCATCATGGTTTTTTTACTGGCCGCGCTGTTTTTGGGCAGCGAACCCCACCCGTATCAATTCAGTTTGCTCTTTGCCTTCAGTGCCGTGGCCGGCGCCGCCAGCCTGAGCTTCCTCAAACGCATCCCGGATGTCCCCGTGCCGCAAGAACCCGCCGGCAGCACCGGCGAAGTTCCCTGGGGGGCGATTTTGCGGCATGCGCCTTTTCAGCGGCTGCTCGTCACCGTCATGCTTTGGGCGGTGGTTTATGGCGGCATGCAAGCCTTTCCCGTGGCCTTTCTGAAGACCGAAGCGGCCCTTTCCGAAGGACGGATTCTGCTGCTTTCCACCACGCTCTATCTGGGGGGCATGGGCAGTCTGTGGCTGTTTGGCTCCCGCCTGGATGCGGCCGGCAGCAAACCGGTGCTGGCCCTGGCATTCGGGGTTTATGTGCTGATTTTAGGCGGGTGGTGGCTGATGTCCGGCAAGGCCCTGCAGGCCTCCACCGCGCCGCTGATCGCCCTGCTGGGGTGCATGGGCCTGTTCTCCGCCTCGGCCAACATGGCGTTCACGCGCCTGGCCATGGCCTCCGTGCCCACTATGGGGCGCAATCATTTTTTCGCCCTTTTCTCTGTGGCGTGGAATGTCACCCAGGGGGTGGCCCCCATTCTCTGGGGCATGATGATTGATGCCATCGGGGAGTTCCGCACCCGCTGGGGCGGCGTGGAGTGGAATCGTTACAGCATCTTTTTTGCCGCCGCCGCGCTGGTAACCCTGGCCGCCCTGTGCAGCACCCGCCGGTTGGTGGAGCCCAAGGCCGCCAGTTTCGAAGAGCTGTTGCGGGACCTCTTATTGCGGGCCCCCATGAAATTCTGGTTCCGGCTCTGGCCGCGTGGCTGA
- a CDS encoding adenylyltransferase/cytidyltransferase family protein, which translates to MKHNVQVIVSGPFDDLRSRHVRLLEEAARLGPVRVLLWDDASTAQATGNPVKFPLAERHYFLSAIRYVDSVTVIQAASGLPVLERAAPVPPAIWVYPEEEDSPARQQFCARHGWRAMPLAAAALSGFPEPPAGPVHPERKKVIVTGCYDWLHSGHVRFFEEVSALGDLYVAVGNDANVRHLKGAGHPLLCQDERRYMVGSIRYVTQAVLTTGWGWLDAEPEIRRLQPHIYAVNEDGDKPEKRAYCEAHGLEYVVLKRTPAPGLPARSSTALRGF; encoded by the coding sequence ATGAAGCACAACGTTCAGGTCATTGTCTCGGGGCCTTTTGATGATCTGCGCTCGCGCCACGTGCGCCTTTTGGAGGAGGCCGCGCGGCTGGGGCCGGTGCGGGTGCTGTTGTGGGACGATGCCTCGACGGCCCAGGCCACGGGCAATCCCGTGAAATTTCCCCTGGCAGAGCGCCACTATTTTTTAAGCGCCATCCGTTATGTGGATTCGGTGACAGTCATTCAGGCTGCCAGCGGGCTGCCGGTCCTGGAGCGGGCGGCGCCCGTCCCCCCTGCCATCTGGGTTTATCCTGAGGAGGAAGATTCACCCGCGCGCCAACAATTCTGCGCACGGCACGGATGGCGTGCCATGCCGCTGGCCGCGGCGGCATTGAGCGGTTTTCCCGAGCCGCCGGCCGGCCCCGTTCATCCGGAAAGAAAAAAGGTCATTGTCACCGGCTGCTACGACTGGCTGCACTCCGGGCATGTGCGTTTTTTTGAGGAAGTCTCGGCCCTGGGGGATCTATACGTGGCGGTGGGCAATGATGCGAATGTGCGCCATTTGAAAGGCGCGGGGCATCCCCTGCTCTGCCAGGACGAACGCCGCTACATGGTGGGCAGCATCCGCTACGTCACGCAAGCCGTGCTCACCACGGGGTGGGGCTGGCTCGATGCCGAGCCGGAAATCCGGCGTCTGCAACCGCACATCTATGCCGTCAACGAAGACGGAGACAAACCGGAAAAACGCGCCTATTGTGAGGCCCACGGGCTGGAGTATGTGGTGCTCAAACGAACACCCGCGCCCGGGCTGCCGGCCCGCTCCAGCACCGCCCTGCGCGGGTTTTAG
- a CDS encoding NAD-dependent epimerase/dehydratase family protein — MQPHANPNTCAAPGQPAARPWVENRAAKDELILVTGAGGFIGGALVRYFKDLGYQRIRAVDRKPLPHWYQRVPGVEELCLDLRVEENCRRAVEGAAEVYNLAADMGGMGFIERFRVECLRSILINTHLIEHAWRAGVRRYFFSSSACAYNTELQKDPHCRALKESDAYPAMAERGYGWEKLMSEMFCQEYTAERGLATFIARFHNVYGPWGTWDGGREKAPAAICRKVIEAKATGRLEIEIWGDGTQTRSFMYIDDCIKGIDMIMHTDALKATPINLGTSEMISINDLVSLVESIGGVKLQRHYKLDAPRGVAGRNSDNTFIKQMLGWEPSIPLREGLKTTYQWIEEQYRKRQAGEHTVQDLY; from the coding sequence ATGCAACCACACGCAAATCCAAACACCTGCGCCGCCCCCGGCCAGCCGGCGGCGCGTCCCTGGGTGGAAAACCGCGCGGCCAAAGACGAGCTGATTTTGGTTACCGGTGCCGGGGGGTTTATTGGCGGGGCGCTGGTGCGTTATTTCAAAGACCTCGGCTACCAGCGCATCCGGGCCGTGGACCGCAAGCCCCTGCCGCACTGGTATCAGCGCGTGCCGGGGGTGGAGGAATTATGCCTGGACCTCCGGGTGGAGGAGAACTGCCGCCGCGCCGTGGAAGGCGCCGCCGAAGTCTATAATCTGGCGGCCGACATGGGCGGCATGGGTTTCATCGAGCGATTCCGCGTCGAATGCCTGCGCAGCATCTTGATCAACACCCATCTGATTGAACATGCCTGGCGCGCCGGCGTGCGCCGGTATTTCTTCTCCAGCTCGGCCTGCGCCTACAACACGGAATTGCAAAAAGACCCCCATTGCCGCGCCCTCAAAGAGTCCGATGCCTACCCGGCCATGGCCGAGCGCGGTTACGGCTGGGAAAAATTGATGTCAGAAATGTTCTGCCAGGAGTACACCGCCGAGCGCGGGCTGGCCACATTCATTGCCCGTTTTCACAACGTCTATGGCCCTTGGGGCACGTGGGATGGCGGGCGCGAGAAGGCCCCGGCCGCCATCTGCCGCAAAGTCATCGAAGCCAAGGCCACCGGCCGGCTGGAAATTGAAATCTGGGGCGACGGCACGCAGACCCGCAGCTTCATGTACATTGATGATTGCATCAAAGGCATTGACATGATCATGCACACGGATGCCCTGAAGGCTACGCCCATCAACCTCGGCACCAGTGAAATGATCTCCATCAATGATCTGGTGTCGCTGGTGGAATCCATCGGCGGCGTCAAACTCCAGCGGCATTACAAACTGGACGCCCCCCGCGGCGTGGCGGGGCGCAACAGCGACAACACCTTCATCAAACAAATGCTCGGCTGGGAGCCGTCCATTCCGTTGCGGGAGGGCTTGAAAACCACCTACCAGTGGATTGAAGAGCAGTACCGCAAGCGCCAGGCAGGCGAGCACACGGTGCAGGACTTGTACTAA